The genomic DNA GTCCAGCATGCTGTCGTCCGACGTGTCGGCCGGCTTCGACCCCGCCTACGCCAGCGCGTTCGAGGCGAAGAACTCCGCGTTTTTGGGGCGCGGCCTGGTGTTCAACAAGTACACGGGCAGCCGCGGCAAGAGCGGCTCCAACGATGCGAACGCCGAGTACGTGGCGCGCATCCGCCGCGTCATGGATGACGCCGGCGTGTCGTTCCAGACCGCTGAGCTGGGCAAGGTCGACGTGGGAGGCGGCGGGACCATCGCCTATATTCCTGCCAAGTACGGTATGGACGTCATCGACTCGGGCGTGGCCGTGCTGTCGATGCACTCTCCGTGGGAGGTCACCAGCAAGGCCGACATCTACGAGGCCTTCAAAGGCTACGAGGCGTTCCTGAAGAACGCGTAGGGGCAGCCTGCGGGCAATGAAGCATCAGAATCGCGAACGGGGGCGGGGACGCATCGAGCGTCCCCGCCCCCGTTCCGTCCGCGCACCCGCCGCCCGTCTCGCTATGCTTGCTCTTACGAGCGTCTCCGCTCGATGCGGTTGACGTACCAGTCTCCTGCTGCCTGGATGATCTGAACCAGCACCACCAGCACCGCGATGCACGCGATCATGATTCCCATGTTGTAACGCTGGTAGCCGTAGCGATACGCGAGGTCGCCCAGGCCTCCGCCTCCCACAAGACCTGCCATGGCCGAGAATCCCAGCAGCGAGATGGCGGTGATCGTAATGTCTTTCACCAGCGGCACGTGCGCTTCCGGCAGCACGATGCAGAACATCGTTCTCAGCTTGCCGGCTCCGCTGGCGAACGCGGCCTCGATCATGCCCTTGTCGACTTCGGCCAACGACGCCTCGCTCAGCCGCGCGAAGAAGGCCACCGCCGCGACGGCCAAGGGGATCACCACCGCCTCGGTGCCGATTTTGGTGCCCACTACCAAGGCCGACAGCGGCAGCAGGAAGATGAGCAGAATCAAAAACGGGATGGAGCGCACCACGTTCACCGTCGCGCCCAGCACCTTGTTGAGCAAGGGGCTGTTTATGAACAGGTGCGTGCTGGAAGCGTAGAGCAAAATGCCCAGCGCGCCGCCAGCCACGATGGCGATGACCAGCGCGATGCTGCACATGAACGCGGTCTCTCCCAGCGTTTTGCCCACCTCGAGTAGAATCTCGCTGATGTTATCCGGCATGCTTCAACACCTCCAGATGCTCGACCTGCCCTCTCAGATGCGCGGTCGCTCGGTCGATTTGGTCGTTGGCGCCCTCGGCTCGCACGTACAAAATGCCGAAGGGCTTCTCGTTGATGTACTCGATCTTGCCGTGCAGGATGGAAAGGCGCACGTCGAACAGCTTCCCTGCATCGAATAGCACGGGTTCGGTGGCGTTTTCTCCCGCGTAGGTGAGCTTGATGATAGAGCCGTTTTGCTCGAACGCGCCGCTTGGCAGGGCGAAGTTCTGGGAGTGCCGCACCAGGCCTCGCAGCATCTCGGACTGCGGGTTGGAGAACACCTCGTAGGTTTCGCCTTGCTCCACCACGCGTCCGCCGTCCATCACTGCGATGCGGTCGCAGATGCCTTTCACCACGTCAAGCTCGTGGGTGATGACCACGATGGTCACGCCAAGTTGCTGGTTCACGCGTTTCAGCACGTCGAGCACCGATTTTGTGGTTTCGAGATCGAGCGCGCTGGTGGGCTCGTCGCACAGGAGGATGCGCGTGTTGGCGGCCAGTGCGCGTGCGATGGCCACGCGCTGCTTCTGTCCGCCGCTCAGCGTTTGGGGGTACGCGTCGCGCTTCTCCTCCAGGTTCACGAACTCCAGCAGCTCGACGACGCGCTCCTCGATGTCCTGCTTGCTCCAACGGGCGCACTTCAAAGGAAAGGCAACGTTGTCGTAGACGGTCTTGGCATTCCATAGGTTGAAGTGCTGGAAGATCATGCCGATGCCGCAGCGCGTTTCGCGCAAACGGGCGCCGGTCTGCCCTACGATGGATGCGCCGTCGATCACGATATCTCCCGACGTGGGCTTTTGCAGGAGGTTGATGGTGCGCACAAGCGTCGACTTGCCGGCACCGCTCGACCCGATGATGCCGAACACCTCGCCTTCCAGGATGGTCAGGCTCACGTCGTCGACGGCCGCGGTGGCGGAAGCCCCGTCTCGGGAAAACTCGACCTGGATGTTCTTCAGCTCTATCATGGAACGACCTTCCTTTGCGACGATTGCCTAGTACGAGCTGGGCTTGCCGAAGCCGGCGAAGATGTTGTCGGGGTCGTCGATGACGCTTTTGAACGCATCGGATTGCACGATTCCTTTCACAGCCTGGGCGAATTCGGCGTCGGCATCGGCGCCCTGCACGGCGATGACGTTGTAGTATCCCTCGGACAGCTGCTCGACGTAAGCCGCGTCGGCAAGGTCGAGGCCGGCGCCGATGGCGTAGTTGCCGTTGATCACCGCGACGTCCACGCTGTCCAGCACGGTGGGCAGCACTTCAGCGTTGACCTGCTGGAAGGAAAGGCCACGCGGGTTCTCCGCGATGTTGTTCACCCCTGCTTTCGCGGGGTCGACGGAGGCATCCAGCGTGATGAGGCCCGCCTGCTGCAGCACGCGCAGCGCTCGCGACAGGTTGGTGTCGTCATTGGGAATGGCGACGGTTGCGTTCGGGGGCAGTTGATCGAGCGAGCCGGCTTTGCCCAGGAACACGCCCATGGCGGCGGTGGGCACCTCGACGATGGATGCGAGGTCGAGGTTGTGCTGTTTGGAGAAGCTCTCCAAATAGGTCGCATGCTGGAACAGGTTGAGGTCGATCTCGCCGTCGGCCAGAGCATTGTTCGGCTGCACGTAGTCGGAGAATTCGACGTACTTAACCGAGTAGCCCTGCTCGGTCAGAGAGGGTTCGATGGCCTGCTCGAACATGTCTTGATAGGGTCCTGCGCACACGCCGACTCGGATAGTTTCGGCATTGGAGCCGCCGGTCGACGTACAGCCGGGCAGGATGAGCAGGGCGACGGCCAAGCAGGCGACAAGGGCTGCGGCGGCGCGGCGGGCTCGCGACGAGCGCGATCCGGCGGGGGTTTCATGTGAAGCGGTGCGGATAGTCATGGGTTTGGTCCTTTGTCTCGATGAGGGGTGCTAAGGGTAAAAAAAGAAGCCATA from Eggerthella lenta DSM 2243 includes the following:
- a CDS encoding methionine ABC transporter permease, with amino-acid sequence MPDNISEILLEVGKTLGETAFMCSIALVIAIVAGGALGILLYASSTHLFINSPLLNKVLGATVNVVRSIPFLILLIFLLPLSALVVGTKIGTEAVVIPLAVAAVAFFARLSEASLAEVDKGMIEAAFASGAGKLRTMFCIVLPEAHVPLVKDITITAISLLGFSAMAGLVGGGGLGDLAYRYGYQRYNMGIMIACIAVLVVLVQIIQAAGDWYVNRIERRRS
- a CDS encoding MetQ/NlpA family ABC transporter substrate-binding protein; the encoded protein is MTIRTASHETPAGSRSSRARRAAAALVACLAVALLILPGCTSTGGSNAETIRVGVCAGPYQDMFEQAIEPSLTEQGYSVKYVEFSDYVQPNNALADGEIDLNLFQHATYLESFSKQHNLDLASIVEVPTAAMGVFLGKAGSLDQLPPNATVAIPNDDTNLSRALRVLQQAGLITLDASVDPAKAGVNNIAENPRGLSFQQVNAEVLPTVLDSVDVAVINGNYAIGAGLDLADAAYVEQLSEGYYNVIAVQGADADAEFAQAVKGIVQSDAFKSVIDDPDNIFAGFGKPSSY
- a CDS encoding methionine ABC transporter ATP-binding protein, yielding MIELKNIQVEFSRDGASATAAVDDVSLTILEGEVFGIIGSSGAGKSTLVRTINLLQKPTSGDIVIDGASIVGQTGARLRETRCGIGMIFQHFNLWNAKTVYDNVAFPLKCARWSKQDIEERVVELLEFVNLEEKRDAYPQTLSGGQKQRVAIARALAANTRILLCDEPTSALDLETTKSVLDVLKRVNQQLGVTIVVITHELDVVKGICDRIAVMDGGRVVEQGETYEVFSNPQSEMLRGLVRHSQNFALPSGAFEQNGSIIKLTYAGENATEPVLFDAGKLFDVRLSILHGKIEYINEKPFGILYVRAEGANDQIDRATAHLRGQVEHLEVLKHAG